The Coleofasciculaceae cyanobacterium genomic sequence ATATCTATGATTTGTTTGCCCTCAAAAGAGAACCGAATTCCGAGCTGTTGATTAGAGCCAAACACAATCGGCGAATCAATCATGAACTCAAATTTGTCCGAGAAGCAATTGTTCAAGTTCCTTCAACTGGTCAGTTAAAGATTTTAGTTCCCCGCCAAGACGAGAGAAAATCGCGGACTGCTAATTTGACAATTCGCCACGCTAGTTTCGACTTTCCACCACCAATTAATCGCGCTAGAAGTTTTCAAAGTCAGTCGGTTACTTTAAATGTGATTTCTGCATTAGAAGATAATCCAAACCCAGAAGTGAAACCTATTCAATGGCTTTTGCTCACCACTTTGTTAATTAATAACTTTGAATCTGCTGTTCGTTATATTCGTTGGTACACTTATCGTTGGCTCATTGAACGTTATCATTATGTTTTGAAAAGTGGTTGTCGCGTCGAGCAACTTCAATTAAAGACTGCCGAACGAATCAAAAAAGCCTTAGCTACTTATACTATTGTTGCTTGGCGATTGCTTTGGCTTATTTATCAGACTAGAGAAAATCCTTTTCTTTCTTGCGATACTATTCTCGAAACTCATGAATGGCAATCTCTTTACTGTCATTTTCAAGGTTTTCCTCTAGCTGAAGAACCTCCTTCGATTAAACAAGCTGTAATTTGGATTGCTCAACTTGGAGGCTTTTTAAATCGTCGACATGATGGTTCTCCTGGAGTTAAAACTCTTTAGAGAGGGCTACAAAGATTACAGGATATTGCTTCTACTTAGAAGTTGCTGCATTCGTCTGATAACCAGGATTTGTAGACTTATGGGTAAATCCATAGTACATTTAACTGCTCATCTTCCATTTCAGCCCTTTGTCACCCCGTGAGATTTTTTGCAACAGAGCCCAGGTTAATCTAGTTTAACCCTGCTTTTAATCAAAGCTTTTTTAATAGCTTGAACATTTAGATGCTTGACATCTTCTACAATATAGTTATTAACTACCAACTCATTCTCAGGCGTTATTAAAGCAACATGGCTATCTTTCAAGACGTATTCTTGGAGGGACTGAACAAGATATAATTCTTGGGAAGTAATAGGAATTAATTCGTAATAAGAACCGTTTCTAATCGATGCG encodes the following:
- a CDS encoding IS4 family transposase, whose protein sequence is MRSWASEELQYAALPDKRLNHRLIKIVENLAGQPHESVPQASGDWANTKATYNFWNSSRIKAEDIIQAHQKQTVQRASTENIVLAIQDTSDFNFTHHRAKTEDKGFGMTCAQKYVRGLKVHSLMISSSQGVPLGILEQQIWTRPVKAQKKKKTRGSILNKESRRWLTGLVSAELAIPSTTTVVTVTDREGDIYDLFALKREPNSELLIRAKHNRRINHELKFVREAIVQVPSTGQLKILVPRQDERKSRTANLTIRHASFDFPPPINRARSFQSQSVTLNVISALEDNPNPEVKPIQWLLLTTLLINNFESAVRYIRWYTYRWLIERYHYVLKSGCRVEQLQLKTAERIKKALATYTIVAWRLLWLIYQTRENPFLSCDTILETHEWQSLYCHFQGFPLAEEPPSIKQAVIWIAQLGGFLNRRHDGSPGVKTL